One region of Motacilla alba alba isolate MOTALB_02 chromosome 24, Motacilla_alba_V1.0_pri, whole genome shotgun sequence genomic DNA includes:
- the RBM7 gene encoding RNA-binding protein 7 codes for MGAAAAEANRTLFVGNLDPKVTEELIFELFHQAGPVITVKIPKDRDGRPKQFAFVNFKHEESVPYGLRLLNGIKLYGRPMRIQFRSGSSHAAQDISPSCSQLGAPGTSPPGMPHPASNCSRYERVPDGVAAPGFASSLQRQAVMNSAARQQPGFAPPGYPHPFHAPPGSPGPRRPEGPRKARLGAHPYAPESRHFGRERFGDGGADYGRGKRDDYGFEERGHEGEHHYRGREEHYDERHRDSWSYEYRRESYREAKWHSARH; via the exons ATGGGGGCAGCGGCTGCCGAGGCGAACCGGACGCTCTTCGTGGGGAACCTGGACCCCAAGGTCACCGAGGAGCTCATCTTCGAGCTCTTCCACCAG GCCGGCCCCGTGATCACCGTGAAGATCCCGAAGGACCGCGACGGACGGCCCAAGCAGTTCGCCTTCGTCAATTTCAAGCACGAGGAGTCGGTGCCGTACGGGCTGCGGCTGCTGAACGGCATCAAGCTCTACGGGCGGCCCATGCGCATCCAGTTCCGCTCAG gcagcagtCATGCGGCCCAGGATATCAGTCCATCCTGTTCCCAGCTCGGAGCTCCGGGCACCAGCCCTCCTGGGATGCCTCACCCTGCATCCAACTGCAGCCG GTATGAGAGGGTTCCAGACGGCGTGGCCGCACCGGGGTTCGCGTCGAGCCTGCAGAGACAAGCGGTG ATGAACAGCGCGGCTCGGCAGCAGCCCGGCTTTGCCCCTCCCGGCTACCCGCACCCCTTCCACGCCCCGCCGGGCtccccggggccgcggcgccCCGAGGGGCCGCGCAAGGCCCGGCTGGGCGCCCACCCCTACGCCCCCGAGAGCCGGCACTTCGGCCGCGAGCGCTTCGGGGACGGCGGCGCCGACTACGGCCGCGGCAAGCGCGACGACTACGGCTTCGAGGAGAGGGGCCACGAGGGCGAGCACCACTACCGGGGCCGCGAGGAGCACTACGACGAGCGGCACCGCGACAGCTGGAGCTACGAGTACCGCAGGGAGAGCTACCGAGAGGCCAAGTGGCACTCGGCGCGGCACTGA